A genomic window from Gymnodinialimonas ceratoperidinii includes:
- a CDS encoding CDP-alcohol phosphatidyltransferase family protein, with the protein MRFRAYSVHLFTAAGASLAMLALLEAAQQDWAMMTIWLTVAFIVDGIDGPLARRYDVTTHAPVIDGVLLDLIIDFLTYVMIPAYALYGSGLLPGWPGWLVVLLIPFASSLYFSDTRMKTADKSFRGFPGCWNMVALATLVIVPPPPVILGIVLVLSAAQFLNLKFVHPVRTARWRIVSLPVALIWVTSIAYAAWTDFASNPTLTTVVTVTSIYLLAAGVAQQIIYDRGYAR; encoded by the coding sequence ATGCGATTTAGAGCTTACTCCGTCCATTTGTTCACAGCCGCCGGCGCGTCCCTTGCCATGCTGGCGCTTCTGGAAGCGGCTCAGCAGGACTGGGCGATGATGACGATCTGGCTCACCGTGGCCTTCATCGTCGACGGCATCGATGGCCCTCTGGCCCGGCGCTACGACGTCACCACGCATGCGCCCGTGATCGACGGGGTGCTGCTCGACCTGATCATCGATTTCCTCACCTACGTGATGATCCCGGCCTATGCGCTCTACGGCTCCGGGCTGTTGCCGGGTTGGCCGGGCTGGCTGGTCGTGCTGCTGATTCCCTTCGCGTCTTCGCTCTATTTTTCGGACACGCGGATGAAGACGGCGGACAAGTCTTTCCGAGGCTTTCCGGGCTGTTGGAACATGGTCGCCTTGGCGACATTGGTGATCGTGCCGCCGCCGCCGGTCATCCTCGGAATCGTGCTGGTGCTGTCGGCGGCGCAGTTCCTGAACCTGAAGTTCGTCCACCCCGTCCGCACGGCACGGTGGCGGATCGTGTCACTTCCCGTGGCGCTGATCTGGGTCACGAGCATTGCCTATGCCGCCTGGACCGATTTCGCGTCGAACCCGACCCTGACGACGGTGGTCACGGTGACGTCGATCTACCTGCTGGCCGCAGGCGTGGCGCAGCAGAT
- a CDS encoding prephenate/arogenate dehydrogenase family protein, whose translation MSVIYDRVALIGLGLIAGSMAHAMRRAGLAGEIVGTARSAETRAVAAEINLCDRITETAAEAVAGADLVVLAVPVGAMAAVAAEVAPHLAPGATVTDVGSVKREIIEAVGPHLPDAVHFVPGHPLAGTEHSGPRSGFAELFDNRYTLLTPVEGTDPGATAKLRALWEGCGALVEEMDAEHHDLVLAVTSHTPHLIAYTMVGVADDLRRVTDSEVIKYSAAGFRDFTRIAASDPTMWRDVFLSNKEATLEILGRFTEELFALQRAIRTGDGDHLHDYFTRTRAIRRGIIEAGQDTDAPNFGREPAKKDGPS comes from the coding sequence ATGAGCGTGATCTACGACCGCGTCGCCCTGATCGGCCTCGGCCTCATCGCGGGCTCGATGGCCCATGCGATGCGCCGCGCGGGCCTCGCCGGTGAGATCGTAGGCACCGCCCGCTCGGCCGAGACCCGCGCCGTGGCGGCCGAGATCAACCTCTGCGACCGGATCACCGAAACAGCGGCCGAGGCCGTGGCGGGCGCCGACCTCGTGGTTCTGGCCGTTCCCGTGGGGGCCATGGCTGCCGTTGCCGCCGAGGTCGCGCCGCATCTGGCGCCGGGCGCGACCGTCACGGACGTGGGCTCCGTCAAGCGTGAGATCATCGAGGCGGTCGGCCCGCATCTTCCAGATGCGGTGCATTTCGTGCCCGGCCATCCGCTGGCAGGCACCGAGCATTCCGGCCCCCGGTCGGGCTTCGCGGAGCTCTTCGACAACCGCTACACGCTGCTGACCCCGGTGGAGGGCACCGACCCCGGTGCCACCGCGAAGTTGCGTGCGCTTTGGGAAGGGTGCGGCGCTCTGGTCGAAGAGATGGACGCCGAGCACCACGATCTCGTCCTCGCCGTTACCTCCCACACGCCGCACCTCATCGCCTATACGATGGTGGGTGTCGCCGACGATCTGCGCCGGGTGACCGACAGCGAAGTGATCAAGTATTCCGCCGCCGGTTTCCGCGACTTCACCCGGATTGCCGCCTCGGATCCAACGATGTGGCGCGATGTCTTCCTATCCAACAAGGAAGCGACGTTGGAAATTCTGGGTCGCTTTACCGAGGAATTGTTCGCGCTCCAGCGCGCGATCCGTACCGGCGACGGCGATCATCTGCACGATTATTTCACCCGCACCCGCGCGATCCGCCGCGGCATCATCGAGGCGGGCCAAGACACCGACGCGCCGAACTTCGGACGTGAACCCGCAAAGAAGGACGGCCCGTCATGA
- a CDS encoding tyrosine recombinase XerC, producing the protein MSLSLTPAVRDLLDAWLTHLRSVRGRAAATVTAYGADVSEFLSFQADHLGGSPGPAGLRALQTRDMRAWMAAQRSRDVSARSLARRLSAVKAFFKWWAERDGFDATVVLSMRAPKHIRRLPRPLTEVGAKEMINGVADQDARDWVQARDMAVVTLLYGCGLRISEALGLDARHASLPSVLRITGKGGKEREVPVLPAAQEATARYARLCPHDLPAGTPLFRAIRGGALGPRAVAKVMEKTRMQLGLPATATPHAMRHSFATHLLDAGGDLRAIQELLGHASLSTTQAYTAVDTARLMEVYNAAHPKA; encoded by the coding sequence TTGAGCCTCTCTCTCACGCCGGCGGTCCGCGACCTGCTGGACGCGTGGCTGACCCATCTGCGTTCCGTGCGCGGTCGGGCTGCTGCCACGGTCACCGCCTATGGCGCCGACGTGAGCGAGTTTCTTTCGTTCCAAGCCGATCACCTTGGCGGCTCTCCCGGCCCGGCGGGTCTGCGGGCGTTGCAGACGCGCGACATGCGGGCTTGGATGGCCGCGCAGCGGAGCCGGGACGTCAGCGCCCGGTCTCTCGCGCGGCGCCTCTCTGCCGTGAAGGCCTTCTTCAAATGGTGGGCCGAGCGTGATGGTTTCGATGCCACAGTCGTGCTCTCGATGCGGGCACCGAAACACATCCGACGCCTGCCCCGCCCCCTGACGGAGGTCGGCGCGAAAGAGATGATAAACGGCGTGGCCGATCAGGACGCGCGTGATTGGGTGCAGGCCCGCGACATGGCGGTCGTCACGCTGCTCTACGGCTGCGGCCTGCGCATTTCCGAGGCGCTTGGCCTCGATGCCCGCCACGCCTCATTGCCGTCGGTGCTGCGGATCACCGGCAAAGGCGGCAAGGAACGCGAGGTGCCGGTGCTGCCTGCCGCGCAAGAGGCCACCGCCCGTTACGCGCGCCTTTGCCCCCACGATCTGCCGGCCGGCACGCCGCTTTTCCGCGCCATCCGTGGCGGGGCGCTCGGCCCTCGCGCCGTTGCCAAGGTGATGGAGAAGACCCGCATGCAACTGGGGCTTCCCGCGACCGCGACGCCCCACGCCATGCGCCACTCCTTCGCCACCCATCTGCTGGATGCAGGTGGTGATCTTCGTGCGATTCAGGAGCTTCTGGGTCACGCGTCTCTGTCTACCACCCAAGCCTATACCGCCGTTGACACGGCCCGCCTCATGGAAGTCTACAACGCAGCTCATCCGAAGGCATGA
- a CDS encoding primosomal protein N' → MDEHFDEGDLVGVLTAEPLDRVLDYKAPAGGCWLGAFVEVPLGPRKVLGVVWGPGRGDWDISKVRKVNRVLDVAPMRAEMRDFLEKAGAYTLTPMSLMLRLATRAPGLGDPPSMRKVYRLGQGSPDRMTPARTRVIETLVEYGGLGFTLKELSELAGVTSSVVKGLAKQGVVEEADTPRDAPYLRLDPTLPGKELTEDQAAAAAQLQEGLRARRYGTVLLKGVTGSGKTEVYLEAVAECLRQGRQALVLLPEIALTSEFLTRVKARFGADPAEWHSGVTMTERRRCWRMVGQGEAQLVVGARSALFLPYRDLGLIVVDEEHDTSYKQDEGASYNARDMAVLRASLNDAQVVLASATPSLETWANAEAGKYTRLDLASRFGPQDLPEMASIDMRTEDLPGSSWLSPSLQSAVGARLQAGEQALLFLNRRGYAPVTLCRACGEMVGCDHCDARMVEHRFQKRLICHQCGETKPMPEACPSCKVEGKMAAVGPGVERIAEEAAAAFPDAKTAILSSDLFGSARALKQQIEELAHGDTDLIIGTQLVAKGHNFPRLTLVGVVDADLGLQGSDLRAAERTFQLMRQVAGRAGRAEKPGQALLQTFQPEHPVIRAILSGDEEGFWRTEAAEREAAGMPPYGRLAGIVISSTEAAAAFDLGTHLARNDAAIREAGGIVYGPAPAPIARVRGRHRVRLLVKAPRGVALQSALSRWTHGLKLPGHLRLSIDIDPQNFF, encoded by the coding sequence ATGGACGAGCATTTCGATGAAGGCGATCTGGTGGGGGTTCTGACCGCAGAGCCCCTCGATCGCGTGCTTGACTACAAGGCGCCTGCGGGCGGGTGCTGGTTGGGCGCCTTCGTGGAGGTGCCACTCGGCCCACGGAAGGTGCTCGGTGTGGTCTGGGGGCCGGGGCGCGGGGACTGGGATATCTCCAAGGTGCGCAAGGTAAATCGCGTGCTCGACGTGGCCCCCATGCGCGCCGAGATGCGCGATTTTCTCGAAAAGGCCGGCGCTTACACGCTGACACCGATGTCGCTGATGCTGCGGTTGGCTACCCGCGCGCCGGGCCTCGGTGATCCGCCCTCGATGCGCAAGGTCTACCGTCTGGGGCAAGGATCGCCCGACCGGATGACGCCTGCGCGGACGCGGGTGATCGAGACCCTCGTCGAATACGGCGGCTTGGGCTTCACCCTGAAAGAACTGAGTGAGCTGGCCGGCGTCACCTCATCCGTTGTCAAGGGACTGGCCAAGCAGGGCGTGGTGGAGGAGGCCGATACGCCGCGCGATGCGCCCTATCTGAGGCTCGACCCGACCCTGCCGGGCAAGGAACTGACCGAAGATCAGGCGGCGGCCGCTGCGCAGTTGCAAGAGGGTCTTCGTGCCCGCCGCTATGGCACGGTTCTGCTGAAAGGGGTGACAGGCTCGGGCAAGACGGAAGTCTACCTCGAAGCGGTCGCCGAATGCCTGCGGCAGGGGCGACAGGCGCTGGTGCTGCTGCCCGAAATCGCGCTGACCTCCGAGTTTCTGACCCGGGTGAAAGCGCGCTTCGGGGCCGATCCGGCGGAATGGCATTCGGGCGTCACGATGACCGAGCGCCGCCGCTGTTGGCGCATGGTGGGGCAGGGGGAGGCGCAACTCGTCGTCGGCGCCCGCTCCGCCCTGTTCCTGCCCTACCGCGACCTCGGGCTGATCGTGGTGGATGAGGAACACGACACCTCCTACAAACAGGACGAGGGCGCCAGCTACAACGCGCGTGACATGGCTGTGCTGCGCGCCTCGCTGAACGATGCGCAGGTGGTGCTGGCCTCGGCCACGCCCTCGCTCGAGACATGGGCCAACGCCGAGGCCGGCAAGTACACGCGCCTCGATCTCGCGTCGCGGTTTGGCCCGCAAGACCTGCCCGAGATGGCGTCGATCGACATGCGGACGGAGGATCTGCCCGGCTCATCCTGGCTCTCCCCGAGCCTTCAGAGCGCCGTGGGCGCGCGGCTTCAGGCGGGCGAGCAGGCGCTTTTGTTTCTCAACCGTCGCGGCTATGCGCCGGTGACGCTCTGCCGCGCCTGCGGCGAGATGGTGGGCTGCGATCATTGCGACGCGCGCATGGTCGAGCATCGGTTCCAGAAGCGCCTGATCTGCCACCAATGCGGCGAGACCAAGCCGATGCCCGAGGCCTGTCCCTCCTGCAAGGTGGAGGGCAAGATGGCCGCCGTCGGCCCCGGCGTCGAGCGCATTGCCGAGGAGGCCGCCGCGGCTTTCCCCGATGCCAAGACGGCGATCCTGTCGTCGGACCTTTTCGGCTCGGCCCGCGCGCTCAAGCAACAGATCGAGGAGCTCGCCCACGGCGACACCGACCTGATCATCGGCACGCAGCTTGTCGCCAAGGGTCACAACTTCCCGCGCCTCACGTTGGTGGGAGTGGTCGATGCCGACCTCGGCCTGCAAGGCAGCGATTTGCGCGCGGCAGAGCGGACGTTCCAGCTGATGCGGCAGGTGGCGGGCCGCGCCGGGCGGGCGGAGAAGCCGGGGCAGGCGTTGTTGCAGACCTTCCAGCCCGAGCACCCGGTGATCCGCGCGATCCTCTCAGGCGACGAGGAGGGCTTCTGGCGCACCGAGGCCGCCGAGCGCGAGGCTGCCGGCATGCCCCCCTACGGGCGGCTGGCAGGGATCGTGATCTCCAGCACCGAGGCCGCCGCCGCCTTCGATCTCGGCACCCATCTCGCCCGCAACGACGCCGCGATCCGCGAGGCCGGTGGCATCGTCTATGGCCCCGCACCGGCCCCCATCGCGCGGGTGCGCGGACGCCACCGGGTGCGGCTTCTGGTCAAGGCGCCGCGCGGCGTCGCGCTGCAATCGGCGCTAAGTCGTTGGACACATGGGCTGAAATTGCCGGGACACCTGCGGCTATCGATCGATATCGATCCGCAGAACTTCTTTTGA
- the hisC gene encoding histidinol-phosphate transaminase, which produces MTAPLPGPIRPQPGILDIALYQGGASKIEGHAAPLKLSSNENPFGPSPAAVTAMAEAAAGAHRYPSTDHAGLRAAIAEIYGLDADNIICGVGSDEVIHFLCQAYAGPGDEVLYTEHGFGMYPIAARAAGATPVVVAEAERRVDVDALIAGITPATRLIFIANPANPCATMIDSGEITRLADALPDQCLLILDGAYVEFAEGYDGGKSLVEARDNVVMTRTFSKVYGLGGLRVGYGYGPRHVIDTLNRIRGPFNLSAMALAGAEAAVRDVDWVAECLRVNAEERARLAGGLRQLGIACDDSQANFVLARFKDEAAADAADAHLKSDGIIVRAPKSYGLPDCLRITVGRPEDNSRVLASLTAMVAA; this is translated from the coding sequence ATGACTGCGCCCCTTCCCGGCCCCATCCGTCCGCAACCCGGTATCCTCGATATCGCCCTCTATCAGGGCGGCGCCTCGAAGATCGAGGGCCATGCCGCGCCGCTGAAGCTCTCGTCGAACGAGAACCCCTTCGGACCGTCGCCGGCCGCCGTGACGGCAATGGCAGAGGCAGCCGCCGGGGCGCATCGTTATCCTTCGACCGATCATGCGGGGCTGCGCGCGGCCATCGCCGAGATCTACGGCCTCGACGCGGACAACATCATCTGCGGCGTCGGCTCGGACGAGGTGATCCATTTCCTCTGTCAGGCCTATGCGGGACCGGGGGACGAGGTGCTCTATACCGAGCATGGCTTCGGCATGTATCCGATCGCCGCGCGTGCCGCAGGCGCCACGCCGGTCGTCGTTGCCGAGGCCGAGCGCCGCGTCGACGTGGACGCGTTGATCGCCGGCATCACGCCCGCCACGCGGCTGATCTTCATTGCCAACCCCGCCAACCCCTGCGCCACGATGATCGACAGCGGCGAGATCACGCGGCTGGCCGATGCACTGCCCGACCAATGCCTGCTGATCCTCGACGGGGCTTACGTGGAATTCGCGGAAGGCTACGACGGCGGCAAATCACTGGTGGAAGCGCGCGACAACGTGGTGATGACGCGGACCTTCTCCAAGGTCTACGGGCTCGGCGGGCTGCGGGTGGGCTACGGCTACGGGCCGCGCCATGTCATCGACACGCTCAACCGCATCCGAGGGCCCTTCAACCTCTCCGCCATGGCGCTGGCTGGCGCCGAGGCCGCGGTGCGCGATGTCGATTGGGTGGCGGAATGCCTGCGCGTCAACGCCGAGGAGCGCGCGCGACTGGCGGGCGGGCTGCGCCAATTGGGCATCGCCTGCGACGACAGCCAGGCGAATTTCGTGCTGGCCCGTTTCAAGGATGAAGCCGCCGCCGACGCGGCGGATGCGCACCTCAAGTCCGACGGCATCATCGTACGCGCGCCGAAATCCTACGGGCTGCCCGACTGCCTGCGGATCACCGTGGGCCGCCCCGAGGACAACAGCCGTGTGTTGGCTTCCCTGACGGCGATGGTGGCGGCATGA
- the fsa gene encoding fructose-6-phosphate aldolase, with translation MKFFVDTADIDAIRELHGLGMVDGVTTNPSLIMKSGRDIKEVTAEICDLVDGPVSAETVALDADGMIAEGRELAKIADNITIKVPLTWAGLQACKVLSGEGRMVNVTLCFSANQALLAAKAGATFISPFVGRLDDINIDGMDLIAEIRQIYDNYAFETEILVASIRNANHMKDAALIGADVATAPPGVIKSMANHVLTDKGLDAFMADWAKTGQSIV, from the coding sequence ATGAAATTCTTTGTGGATACCGCCGATATCGATGCGATCCGTGAGCTGCATGGCCTCGGCATGGTGGATGGCGTCACAACCAACCCCTCGCTGATCATGAAATCCGGACGCGATATCAAGGAAGTGACCGCCGAGATCTGTGACCTCGTCGATGGCCCCGTTTCCGCTGAAACCGTCGCGCTGGATGCCGACGGCATGATCGCCGAGGGCCGCGAGCTGGCCAAGATCGCCGACAACATCACCATCAAGGTGCCGCTGACCTGGGCAGGACTTCAGGCCTGCAAGGTGCTCTCGGGCGAGGGTCGCATGGTTAACGTGACGCTTTGCTTCTCGGCTAACCAGGCGCTGCTGGCCGCCAAGGCGGGCGCGACCTTCATCTCGCCCTTCGTGGGCCGGCTTGATGACATCAACATCGACGGCATGGACCTGATCGCCGAGATCCGCCAGATCTACGACAACTACGCCTTCGAGACCGAGATCCTCGTGGCCTCGATCCGGAACGCCAACCACATGAAGGACGCCGCCCTGATCGGCGCGGATGTCGCGACGGCCCCTCCGGGCGTGATCAAATCGATGGCGAACCATGTGCTGACCGACAAGGGCCTTGATGCCTTCATGGCCGATTGGGCCAAGACCGGGCAGTCCATCGTCTGA
- a CDS encoding DUF484 family protein yields MSSTEAGAPLDSLLNAPEADWRDRALADPELILEDRDLMRALIAANDRQMGGNIVDMRGIAMERLQNRLDRLEDTHRSVIAAAYENLAGTNQIHRSIIRMLDAKEFTEFLTLLGTDIASILRVDRVRLVLESAEATETEAPKVQKLEDVLTVVAPGFVQEYVTGGRDVPHRQVSLRQVGGDAERIFGEASRWIHSEACLTLDLGERRLPGLLVMGAEDPHQFRPSQGTDLLTFFAGVFERLMRGWLD; encoded by the coding sequence ATGAGCAGCACCGAGGCGGGAGCCCCGCTCGATTCCCTTTTGAATGCACCCGAAGCCGATTGGCGCGACCGCGCGCTGGCGGATCCGGAGTTGATCCTCGAAGACCGGGACCTGATGCGCGCCCTGATCGCGGCGAACGACCGGCAGATGGGCGGCAATATCGTCGACATGCGCGGCATCGCGATGGAGCGTCTGCAGAACCGGCTCGACCGGCTGGAGGACACGCATCGCTCCGTCATTGCGGCGGCTTACGAAAATCTTGCAGGGACGAACCAGATCCACCGCTCGATCATCCGGATGCTCGATGCCAAGGAATTCACCGAGTTCCTGACCCTTCTGGGAACCGATATCGCCAGCATCCTGCGCGTGGACCGCGTGCGGCTGGTGCTGGAAAGCGCCGAAGCGACCGAGACCGAAGCCCCGAAGGTGCAGAAGCTGGAAGACGTGCTGACGGTCGTCGCGCCGGGTTTCGTGCAGGAATACGTGACCGGCGGGCGCGATGTGCCGCATCGGCAGGTCAGCCTGCGGCAGGTGGGTGGCGACGCCGAGCGGATCTTCGGAGAAGCCTCGCGCTGGATCCATTCTGAGGCCTGCCTGACGCTTGATCTGGGCGAAAGGCGCCTGCCCGGCCTGTTGGTCATGGGCGCGGAGGACCCCCACCAATTTCGGCCCTCGCAGGGCACGGACCTGCTGACCTTCTTCGCAGGCGTGTTCGAGCGCCTGATGCGCGGTTGGCTGGATTGA